In Eublepharis macularius isolate TG4126 chromosome 4, MPM_Emac_v1.0, whole genome shotgun sequence, the following are encoded in one genomic region:
- the POC1A gene encoding POC1 centriolar protein homolog A — MAFACLEDPTLERNFKGHRDAVTSVDFSLNKKQLVSGSMDSCLMIWSMKPQMRAYRFVGHKDAVMCVQFSPSGHLIASGSRDKTVRLWVPSVKGESTAFKAHTATVRSVHFSNDGQSLVTASDDKTVKVWAVHRQKFLFSLSQHINWVRCAKFSPDGRLIVSSSDDKTVKLWDKASRECIHSFCEHGGFVPHVDFHPSGTCIAAAGTDNTVKVWDVRMNRLLQHYQVHSASVNCLAFHSSGNYLITASNDSTLKILDLLEGRLLYTLHGHQGPATCVSFSRTGDLFASGGFDEQVMVWKTNFDAADYGEVLKTRKYSMNVNGALSSVKSMDPGNSDIQKSAVYRQEKQLEMDFGEVPDKQEIQTAESVRKQQERIQIDESSLASTLQHIVGQLDVLTQTVSILEERLTLTEDKLKECLENQQKIAQSKSS, encoded by the exons ATGGCGTTTGCTTGCCTG GAAGATccaactctggagagaaatttcAAAGGCCACCGGGATGCAGTAACTAGTGTAGACTTCAGCTTAAATAAGAAACAATTAG TAAGTGGCTCTATGGATTCATGCTTGATGATCTGGAGTATGAAACCACAAATGAGAGCCTATCGTTTTGTGGGTCACAAAGATGCAGTAATGTGTGTTCAATTTTCACCTTCTGGACATCTGATTGCTTCAGGTTCTAGAGACAAAACAGTTCGTTTGTGGGTTCCTAGTGT CAAAGGAGAATCCACTGCATTCAAGGCTCATACAGCAACAGTCAGAAGTGTTCACTTTTCTAATGATGGCCAGTCACTGGTTACAGCCTCTGATGACAAAACTGTTAAAGTGTGGGCTGTCCACAGGCAAAAATTCTTGTTCTCATTAAGTCAGCACATAAACTGGGTTCGCTGTGCTAA ATTTTCTCCTGATGGAAGGTTGATAGTATCATCCAGTGATGACAAAACCGTCAAACTCTGGGATAAAGCAAGCAGAGAATGTATACATTCTTTCTGTGAGCATGGTGG GTTTGTACCTCATGTGGACTTTCACCCTAGTGGTACATGTATTGCTGCAGCTGGCACAGACAACACAGTAAAAGTATGGGATGTTAGGATGAATAGGCTCCTGCAGCATTATCAGG TACATAGTGCTTCTGTGAACTGTCTGGCTTTTCACTCCTCTGGAAACTACCTCATTACTGCCTCCAATGATTCAACTCTGAAAATACTGGATTTACTAGAAGGAAGGCTGCTTTATACTCTTCATGGTCACCAG GGACCAGCTACCTGTGTTTCTTTTTCACGAACAGGAGACTTGTTTGCTTCTGGGGGTTTTGATGAGCAG GTAATGGTGTGGAAGACAAATTTTGATGCTGCAGATTATGGTGAAGTATTGAAAACACGAAAATACAGCATGAATGTGAATGGTGCTCTTAGCAGTGTG AAATCAATGGATCCTGGCAATAGTGACATTCAAAAATCTGCAGTTTACAGGCAAGAAAAG CAGTTGGAAATGGATTTTGGAGAAGTTCCAGATAAGCAAGAAATTCAAACTGCAGAATCAGTCAGAAAGCAGCAAGAACGAATTCAAATTGATGAGTCTAGTCTTGCCAGCACCTTACAACACATTGTGGGACAGCTAGATGTTCTCACTCAG